In Phragmites australis chromosome 16, lpPhrAust1.1, whole genome shotgun sequence, one DNA window encodes the following:
- the LOC133895307 gene encoding protein DETOXIFICATION 35-like, whose amino-acid sequence MGEVHDTEAATPLLPAAHHDDDEPAVRTARDAARMLWEESKRLWGIGTPIAVGTLSMYAVSSITQMFIGHLGNLPLAAASIGLSVFATFALGFLLGMGSALETLCGQAFGAGQVAMLGVYLQRSWIILIASTLLMTPFFVFAEPLLLLVGQDPDVAREAGRFALYILPSVFAMAINFPTAKFLQAQSKVTVLAWIGVAGLLSCVVLNYLLVVVLGWGLAAAAAAYDISHWVIALGQAAYIIGWCKDGWRGWSMAAFQHIWAFVKLSLESAVMLCLEIWYMGMITVVTGDLQDAQIAVDSLGICMNINGWEGMIFIGLNAAISVRVSNELGSGRPRAAMYAVIVVVGEALLIGILCMVLILIFRDHLSIIFTSDVNLQHAVSKIAGLLGLTMVLNSVQPVLSGVAIGGGWQGFVAYINLGCYYVFGLPLGYLLGYQFNFGVGGIWSGMLCGIALQTLILLVVVWRTDWKTEAAQASSRVQKWGGAGAVADEIKPLLEEN is encoded by the exons ATGGGCGAGGTCCACGACACGGAGGCGGCGACCCCGCTCCTCCCCGCCGCCCACCATGACGACGACGAGCCGGCGGTGCGCACGGCGCGTGACGCGGCGCGGATGCTCTGGGAGGAGTCCAAGCGCCTCTGGGGCATCGGCACGCCCATCGCCGTCGGCACGCTCAGCATGTACGCCGTCAGCTCCATCACCCAGATGTTCATCGGCCACCTCGGCAAcctgcccctcgccgccgcctccatcgGCCTCTCCGTCTTCGCCACCTTCGCCCTCGGCTTCCTCCTCGGCATGGGCAGCGCGCTCGAGACGCTCTGCGGCCAGGCCTTCGGCGCCGGCCAGGTCGCCATGCTCGGCGTCTACCTGCAGCGCTCCTGGATCATCCTCATCGCCTCCACGCTGCTCATGACGCCCTTCTTCGTATTTGCCGAGCCCCTTCTCCTGCTCGTCGGCCAGGACCCCGACGTCGCGCGCGAGGCCGGCAGGTTCGCCCTCTACATCCTCCCCTCCGTCTTCGCCATGGCCATCAACTTCCCCACCGCCAAGTTCCTCCAGGCGCAGAGCAAGGTCACCGTGCTCGCGTGGATCGGTGTCGCGGGCCTCCTCTCCTGCGTCGTCCTCAACtacctcctcgtcgtcgtcctaGGCTGGGGCCTCGCTGCAGCCGCAGCCGCCTACGACATCTCGCACTGGGTCATCGCGCTGGGCCAGGCAGCCTACATCATCGGCTGGTGCAAGGACGGATGGAGGGGATGGTCCATGGCCGCCTTCCAACACATCTGGGCCTTCGTCAAGCTCTCGCTCGAGTCGGCTGTCATGCTCTGCCTCGAGATATGGTATATGGGCATGATCACCGTCGTCACCGGCGACCTCCAAGACGCGCAGATTGCCGTCGATTCGCTTGGCATCTG CATGAACATAAACGGATGGGAGGGTATGATCTTCATCGGCCTCAATGCTGCTATCAG TGTCCGGGTCTCCAATGAGCTTGGTTCTGGGCGTCCAAGGGCAGCAATGTACGCTGTCATAGTCGTCGTCGGCGAGGCGTTGTTGATTGGGATTCTGTGCATGGTCTTGATACTGATCTTCAGAGATCACTTATCCATCATATTCACTAGTGATGTCAACCTGCAGCATGCCGTCTCCAAGATTGCAGGCCTGCTTGGTTTAACCATGGTGCTCAATAGCGTGCAGCCTGTGCTTTCAG GGGTTGCTATTGGAGGTGGATGGCAAGGCTTTGTTGCTTACATCAACCTAGGCTGCTACTACGTTTTTGGATTGCCCTTAGGCTACCTTCTTGGCTACCAGTTCAACTTTGGAGTTGGG GGGATTTGGTCTGGCATGCTTTGTGGTATTGCGCTTCAGACGCTGATTTTGCTAGTTGTGGTCTGGAGAACAGATTGGAAAACAGAG GCTGCACAAGCTTCAAGTCGTGTGCAAAAGtggggcggcgctggcgctgtGGCTGATGAAATCAAGCCTCTCCTGGAAGAGAACTAG
- the LOC133895747 gene encoding AT-hook motif nuclear-localized protein 20-like, translating into MAASSKVDGTDQPTSGGSGDDRENGTGEPREGAVVTGNRRPRGRPPGSKNKPKPPIFVTRDSPNALRSHVMEVAGGADVAESIAHFARRRQRGVCVLSGAGTVTDVALRQPAAPGAVVALRGRFEILSLTGTFLPGPAPPGSTGLTVYLAGGQGQVVGGSVVGTLTAAGPVMVIASTFANATYERLPLDEAEEEAGQAQIPPGPGGGPPLMGGMAEHLAMPMFGGVPPNLMPGGGTASGAGLQLGHEGLAWAHARPPPY; encoded by the coding sequence ATGGCGGCTTCTTCTAAGGTCGACGGCACTGACCAGCCGACGAGCGGCGGGAGTGGCGACGACCGCGAGAACGGCACCGGCGAGCCCCGAGAAGGCGCGGTGGTGACTGGCAACCGGCGCCCCCGCGGCCGGCCACCGGGCTCCAAGAACAAGCCGAAGCCGCCCATCTTCGTGACGCGGGACAGCCCCAACGCGCTGCGCAGCCACGTGATGGAGGTGGCCGGCGGCGCCGACGTCGCCGAGTCCATCGCCCACTTCGCGCGCCGCAGGCAGCGCGGCGTCTGCGTGCTCAGCGGGGCGGGCACCGTCACGGACGTCGCCCTCCGCCAGCCGGCCGCGCCCGGCGCCGTGGTGGCCCTCCGCGGCCGCTTCGAGATCCTCTCACTCACCGGCACGTTCCTCCCGGGCCCCGCCCCGCCAGGCTCCACGGGGCTGACCGTGTACCTCGCAGGCGGGCAGGGGCAGGTCGTGGGCGGCAGCGTGGTCGGCACGCTCACCGCGGCGGGGCCGGTCATGGTGATCGCGTCCACGTTCGCGAACGCCACCTACGAGAGGCTGCCGCTggacgaggccgaggaggaggctgggcaAGCGCAGATACCTCCCGGCCCCGGCGGCGGGCCGCCACTGATGGGCGGGATGGCCGAACACTTGGCGATGCCAATGttcggcggcgtgccgccaaACCTCATGCCGGGGGGTGGCACTGCCTCCGGTGCGGGCCTGCAGCTCGGGCACGAGGGGCTTGCATGGGCTCATGCACGGCCGCCGCCGTACTAG
- the LOC133894845 gene encoding bet1-like SNARE 1-1 isoform X2: protein MKNLRRDFRSHRAALFDGIEEGGIRAPAYSSREIHEHENDQAMDSLHDRLTGDIHEEVENHNRMLDRMGNDMDASRGFLSGTVDKFKMVFETKSSRKMATMVASFIAVFLLIYYLTK, encoded by the exons ATGAAGAACTTGAGGAG GGACTTTCGCAGCCACAGGGCTGCTTTATTCGATGGCATTGAAGAAGGTGGGATAAGAGCTCCAGCTTACTCTTCTCGTGAAATTCATGAGCATGAGAATGACCAAGCTATGGACAGTTTGCATGATAGG TTAACTGGTGATATACATGAAGAAGTGGAGAATCATAACCGTATGCTGGACCGAATG GGTAATGATATGGATGCTTCCAGAGGATTCCTTTCTGGAACAGTGGATAAGTTCAAGATG GTTTTTGAGACCAAATCTAGCCGCAAGATGGCTACCATGGTTGCATCCTTTATTGCCGTCTTCTTGCTCATATATTACCTTACCAAGTAG
- the LOC133894845 gene encoding bet1-like SNARE 1-1 isoform X1: MKNLRRDFRSHRAALFDGIEEGGIRAPAYSSREIHEHENDQAMDSLHDRVSILKRLTGDIHEEVENHNRMLDRMGNDMDASRGFLSGTVDKFKMVFETKSSRKMATMVASFIAVFLLIYYLTK; this comes from the exons ATGAAGAACTTGAGGAG GGACTTTCGCAGCCACAGGGCTGCTTTATTCGATGGCATTGAAGAAGGTGGGATAAGAGCTCCAGCTTACTCTTCTCGTGAAATTCATGAGCATGAGAATGACCAAGCTATGGACAGTTTGCATGATAGGGTCAGCATTCTCAAAAGA TTAACTGGTGATATACATGAAGAAGTGGAGAATCATAACCGTATGCTGGACCGAATG GGTAATGATATGGATGCTTCCAGAGGATTCCTTTCTGGAACAGTGGATAAGTTCAAGATG GTTTTTGAGACCAAATCTAGCCGCAAGATGGCTACCATGGTTGCATCCTTTATTGCCGTCTTCTTGCTCATATATTACCTTACCAAGTAG
- the LOC133894844 gene encoding LOB domain-containing protein 29-like, whose amino-acid sequence MAGLGSPCGACKFLRRKCVKGCVFAPYFCHEQGAAHFAAIHKVFGASNASKLLMHLPISDRCEAAVTMSYEAQARLQDPIYGCVAHIFSLQQQVVNLQAQLESFKAQATQGYGDGSLTSNPQKENCERLTPYMQDGQLFFHPTMLSNSSVKSENQLYFANDCFTSASTRYSEGYEPDLCMPDYKNRNPSSTVQGTGYHDMDDLQSVAFAYLNQA is encoded by the exons ATGGCAGGCCTTGGTTCACCATGTGGCGCGTGCAAGTTTCTACGCAGGAAGTGTGTGAAGGGGTGTGTATTTGCCCCATACTTCTGCCATGAGCAAGGGGCTGCACACTTCGCCGCTATCCATAAGGTCTTTGGGGCGAGCAATGCCTCAAAGCTCCTAATGCATCTCCCTATAAGTGACCGCTGTGAGGCTGCAGTCACCATGTCATACGAGGCACAGGCCAGGCTTCAAGATCCCATATATGGTTGTGTTGCGCACATCTTTTCTCTGCAACAGCAG GTGGTCAATCTGCAAGCACAACTGGAGTCCTTCAAAGCTCAAGCAACACAAGGGTACGGAGATGGATCTTTAACCTCAAaccctcaaaaagaaaactgCGAAAGATTAACACCTTATATGCAAGACGGGCAGCTCTTTTTCCACCCAACAATGCTAAGCAATTCTTCAGTAAAGAGTGAGAACCAATTATACTTTGCAAATGACTGCTTCACTTCTGCATCAACTCGATATTCTGAAGGCTATGAACCAGATTTATGCATGCCTGACTACAAAAACAGAAATCCTTCTAGCACCGTGCAAGGGACTGGGTATCATGACATGGACGACCTTCAGTCAGTAGCCTTTGCCTATCTCAACCAGGCATGA